A stretch of the Bradyrhizobium arachidis genome encodes the following:
- a CDS encoding SDR family NAD(P)-dependent oxidoreductase, producing the protein MATVLITGSTDGLGRAAAQSLLDAGHQVVLHARSADRAATIAGLASRAAGIVVGDLRSAVETMSIADQVNAIGRMDAVIHNAGVYSERSRGSSPEGHAGILAINTLAPYMLTALIERPGRLVYLSSGLHRGGEGSLRDLDWTKRPWDPARAYAESKLHVVALAFALARRWPQVFSNAVDPGWARTKMGGSSAPVDIDTGQRTQTWLAVSHDPAALVTGLYWHHLRREQPASEATDPEFQNRLIARLGELTGVALPA; encoded by the coding sequence ATGGCGACTGTCTTGATAACCGGCAGCACGGACGGGCTGGGACGCGCGGCGGCGCAGTCACTTCTGGATGCCGGCCATCAAGTGGTGCTGCACGCCCGATCGGCGGATCGCGCCGCAACGATTGCCGGTCTCGCGTCGCGTGCCGCTGGAATCGTAGTCGGTGATCTTCGCAGCGCCGTTGAGACCATGAGCATCGCAGACCAGGTCAACGCGATCGGGAGGATGGATGCGGTCATCCACAACGCCGGCGTCTACTCGGAGCGAAGCCGCGGCTCGAGCCCAGAGGGTCACGCCGGCATCCTTGCGATAAACACTCTTGCGCCGTACATGCTGACGGCGCTCATCGAACGCCCCGGTCGACTGGTCTACCTCAGTAGCGGTCTGCACCGCGGTGGCGAGGGTTCACTGCGCGATCTTGACTGGACGAAGCGGCCCTGGGATCCGGCCCGGGCCTACGCCGAAAGCAAGCTGCACGTGGTCGCACTCGCATTCGCGCTGGCGCGACGCTGGCCGCAGGTCTTCAGCAACGCCGTCGACCCCGGTTGGGCGCGCACGAAGATGGGCGGCTCGAGCGCGCCGGTGGACATCGACACCGGGCAGCGGACCCAGACCTGGCTGGCCGTCAGCCACGATCCAGCCGCCTTGGTCACGGGTCTCTACTGGCATCACCTCCGACGGGAGCAGCCAGCGAGTGAGGCCACTGATCCCGAGTTCCAGAACCGGCTCATCGCCAGGTTGGGCGAACTGACCGGTGTTGCGCTTCCTGCGTAG
- a CDS encoding LysR family transcriptional regulator has product MRFEGLDLNLLIALDAILEERSVMGASRRLHLSQPAMSAAIGRLRQYFGDEIFTISRRKLVPTPLAQSLEKPTRDILLRIRANLISPPKFDPASSERRFRLVVSDYASIVLMHAVMKRVYRDAPGVCLEILPFSDRVDEQLQRGEVDFVVVPAANLIDGHPSQRLFTDEFCCIAWRGNRKIGRSISLRRYLQAGHITAQLGLMGGASFDERALVQLGYRRRIEVIAPNFTAMAAMVIGTDRIATMHHRLAAIFARNFPLKLLRAPVRIPAFREALQWPASFHMDPALAWLREIITDVASEVDRTPAAQMKVG; this is encoded by the coding sequence ATGCGCTTCGAAGGCTTGGACCTCAACCTCCTGATCGCTCTCGATGCGATCCTTGAAGAGCGCAGTGTCATGGGAGCCAGTCGGCGCCTTCATCTGAGCCAGCCGGCGATGAGTGCCGCCATTGGAAGATTGCGTCAGTACTTCGGCGATGAAATCTTCACGATTTCACGGCGAAAGCTCGTGCCGACGCCATTAGCGCAATCGTTGGAAAAGCCGACACGGGACATCTTGCTGCGTATCCGGGCCAATTTGATCTCGCCGCCGAAATTCGACCCGGCGAGCTCGGAACGGCGATTTCGGCTGGTCGTTTCCGATTATGCGAGCATTGTGTTGATGCATGCCGTAATGAAGCGCGTCTATCGGGATGCTCCGGGGGTTTGTCTCGAAATCCTTCCCTTTAGCGATCGGGTCGATGAACAGCTTCAGCGGGGAGAGGTCGATTTTGTCGTAGTTCCCGCTGCAAATCTCATTGACGGTCATCCCAGCCAACGTTTGTTTACGGACGAATTCTGCTGCATCGCCTGGCGAGGAAACCGGAAGATCGGCCGTTCGATCTCGCTCCGGCGCTATCTTCAGGCTGGGCATATAACGGCTCAACTCGGGCTAATGGGCGGGGCATCCTTTGATGAACGGGCGCTGGTTCAGCTCGGTTATCGACGACGTATCGAAGTCATCGCCCCGAACTTTACCGCGATGGCTGCCATGGTGATCGGGACAGACCGTATCGCAACGATGCATCATCGACTCGCTGCCATCTTTGCGAGAAACTTTCCGTTGAAGCTGCTGCGCGCCCCAGTCCGTATCCCAGCATTTCGGGAGGCTCTTCAATGGCCGGCATCGTTTCACATGGATCCGGCGCTGGCGTGGTTACGCGAGATAATAACCGACGTTGCTTCCGAGGTTGATCGAACTCCGGCAGCACAGATGAAGGTTGGGTAA
- a CDS encoding LLM class flavin-dependent oxidoreductase: MIKPWIFEFMQAPTPSDEEALPGTVNTAFNEGYAFWLEAERLGFEGIFFSEHHFGHSLSPSPNLLIAALSRHTTRLRLGTMGIVVPFYEPWRVIEELTMLDHLTNGRLEIGFAAGVPQELQRIGLGMEEARERFNEALEFLDAALMNPVVSHSGKNWKLNNLNLMPGVFLQPAPPKWTTVVSTGSAQKSAHRRSKICTGFESVARISEIFDVYRGECNRLGLPSGPDQLAIRRNVSISRDAAEAREEARAAKAATLKIVAGDPRVVDRASSTLDAPKAGAGFSLHDDDYVAGTPAQVAEQVIDQCRKCGAGHFLAMLGRSTSPHRRESLALFGEEVIPQMRRAQIG, encoded by the coding sequence TTGATCAAGCCGTGGATTTTTGAGTTCATGCAGGCCCCGACTCCGAGCGATGAGGAGGCCCTGCCCGGCACTGTGAACACCGCATTCAACGAAGGTTACGCATTTTGGCTCGAAGCCGAACGGCTGGGGTTCGAAGGAATATTCTTCAGCGAGCATCACTTCGGCCATTCACTAAGCCCCTCCCCCAATCTCTTGATCGCAGCTCTCTCTCGACACACCACCCGGCTGCGCCTGGGAACGATGGGAATCGTCGTGCCTTTCTACGAGCCGTGGCGCGTCATCGAAGAACTGACGATGCTCGACCACCTGACCAATGGACGCCTCGAGATCGGCTTTGCAGCCGGCGTGCCCCAGGAATTGCAGCGGATAGGTTTGGGAATGGAGGAGGCCCGCGAACGGTTCAACGAGGCTCTGGAATTTCTCGATGCTGCCCTGATGAACCCCGTCGTCAGCCACAGCGGAAAAAATTGGAAGCTCAACAACCTCAACCTGATGCCGGGTGTCTTCCTGCAGCCCGCGCCGCCGAAATGGACGACTGTCGTCAGCACCGGGTCTGCACAGAAATCAGCTCACAGGCGATCCAAGATTTGCACCGGCTTCGAATCCGTCGCTCGCATATCGGAGATCTTCGACGTGTATCGAGGTGAATGTAACCGACTTGGACTGCCGTCGGGTCCCGATCAGCTCGCAATCCGGCGCAATGTCTCCATTTCACGTGATGCGGCGGAGGCCCGAGAAGAAGCCCGGGCCGCGAAGGCAGCCACTCTGAAGATTGTGGCTGGCGATCCCCGCGTCGTTGACCGCGCGTCGTCGACGCTCGATGCACCGAAAGCCGGGGCCGGATTTTCATTGCACGACGATGACTATGTCGCGGGCACGCCGGCGCAAGTGGCCGAACAAGTCATCGATCAATGCCGCAAATGCGGTGCAGGCCATTTTCTCGCGATGCTGGGCAGGAGCACGTCGCCGCATCGCCGCGAATCGCTCGCCCTCTTTGGCGAGGAGGTAATTCCCCAAATGCGCCGCGCGCAGATCGGTTGA
- a CDS encoding NADPH-dependent FMN reductase, with protein MIHDKPLIVGIGGTLRRGSSSERALAVSLKAAEDKGARTILLSGAELLLPMYMPGQQQSDQASRLLAALRECHGIIISSPAYHGSISGLIKNALDYAEELRADARAYLDGIPVGCIACAGGWQAVGQTLAALRTIAHSLRGWPTPLGAMLNTSTALFDAEGNCTDMATQRQLETVGHQVIDFVRVQGLGRQRAPSIPADATVEP; from the coding sequence ATGATCCACGATAAACCTCTCATTGTCGGAATTGGCGGCACTCTGCGACGCGGGTCCTCATCCGAACGCGCGCTCGCGGTCAGTCTCAAGGCGGCCGAGGATAAAGGCGCCAGGACAATACTTCTGTCCGGCGCAGAACTTCTTTTGCCGATGTATATGCCCGGGCAGCAGCAATCCGACCAGGCTTCACGTCTCCTCGCCGCGCTTCGCGAATGCCACGGCATTATTATCTCGTCGCCTGCCTACCACGGCTCCATATCAGGCTTGATCAAGAACGCCCTCGACTACGCTGAAGAACTCCGGGCGGATGCGCGCGCTTACCTCGACGGAATTCCGGTGGGCTGCATCGCGTGCGCTGGCGGGTGGCAGGCAGTGGGGCAGACATTAGCCGCACTGCGAACGATTGCGCACTCGCTCAGGGGCTGGCCCACGCCCCTGGGTGCGATGTTGAACACGTCCACAGCCCTGTTTGACGCGGAAGGCAATTGTACCGACATGGCAACCCAGCGTCAGCTCGAGACGGTCGGGCACCAGGTGATCGACTTCGTGCGCGTGCAAGGGCTTGGCAGACAGAGAGCACCATCCATCCCGGCAGACGCAACGGTCGAGCCATAG
- a CDS encoding alpha/beta fold hydrolase: MTFETMRLEIDGVDTVIRVIGEGPAVLALHGAATIEGHEWARALASRFRIYLPFHPGFGESGPAPHICGMQDLIVHNLRLIAALGLDRPHLVGHSMGGWMAAELAAVAGERFARLVLNAPAGLNPPDHRGVDLTKVAPQDLPQYLAHRTEVAARYFPGGSLAPPPEQFIAARERESQALSNIRKSHGVGHPNLRRWLSRIPNETLILWGDRDRVALASQAELWAREIPKARVHIVPGVGHFAMQEDPSCITTIGDFLDG, translated from the coding sequence GTGACATTCGAAACGATGAGACTCGAAATCGACGGCGTCGACACGGTGATAAGGGTCATCGGAGAGGGCCCCGCCGTCCTGGCGCTGCACGGCGCAGCAACAATCGAGGGGCATGAATGGGCACGAGCCTTGGCCAGCAGGTTTCGGATCTATCTGCCGTTTCATCCCGGCTTCGGCGAAAGTGGGCCCGCGCCGCATATCTGCGGGATGCAGGATTTGATTGTTCACAACCTGCGGCTCATCGCGGCACTGGGTCTGGATCGACCGCACCTCGTGGGGCATTCCATGGGCGGTTGGATGGCGGCGGAACTTGCCGCCGTCGCCGGTGAACGTTTTGCTCGCCTGGTGCTCAATGCACCTGCCGGGCTCAATCCCCCCGATCATCGCGGCGTCGACCTCACCAAAGTCGCCCCGCAGGATTTGCCCCAATACCTGGCTCATCGAACGGAAGTCGCAGCCCGATACTTTCCTGGAGGCTCGCTTGCACCTCCGCCAGAACAGTTCATTGCGGCTCGCGAAAGGGAAAGCCAGGCGCTGAGCAATATTCGGAAGTCCCACGGCGTGGGACACCCGAATCTGCGCCGATGGCTGAGCCGGATACCCAACGAAACTCTGATCTTATGGGGCGACAGGGACAGGGTGGCACTAGCCAGCCAGGCAGAGCTCTGGGCGAGAGAAATCCCGAAAGCACGCGTCCATATCGTGCCCGGTGTCGGGCACTTCGCCATGCAGGAAGACCCGAGCTGTATCACGACGATCGGCGATTTCCTCGACGGTTGA
- a CDS encoding tripartite tricarboxylate transporter substrate binding protein yields the protein MRAIAIALAFVVGVISTSLAQTWPAHPIRLVVNFPPGGVADLLARLIGQSLGETFGQPVVVENKGGANGNIGGDMVARSGPDGYTLLMSSGGMVAINPHLYASLPFDPVKDLVPVASVARVPFYLVIRADNPAQDFTAFVADLKANPGKRNFGSPGIGSSPHLAGEMLKKMTGTDAVHVPYRGAAPALNDLLAGQIDFLFDPGIAIEHVKAGRLRALAIGSLQRSPQLPDVPTLQELGLAGFDADAVFGVYAPAGTPAEIITRLNSEINRALATAALTERITAVGSIPAAMSPDEFREMSRKDSDRFGPIIRERGITAGN from the coding sequence ATGAGGGCCATTGCAATCGCGCTCGCTTTCGTCGTGGGCGTTATATCGACATCGCTCGCGCAGACTTGGCCCGCTCATCCGATTCGTCTCGTCGTCAACTTTCCTCCAGGAGGGGTCGCCGACCTGCTTGCTCGCCTCATAGGTCAGTCCCTCGGCGAAACCTTCGGTCAACCCGTGGTCGTCGAAAACAAGGGCGGGGCAAACGGAAATATCGGCGGAGACATGGTGGCCCGATCCGGCCCCGATGGCTACACGTTGCTCATGTCGTCAGGCGGCATGGTCGCGATCAATCCGCATCTTTATGCCAGCCTGCCTTTCGATCCGGTGAAGGATCTTGTTCCCGTCGCGTCCGTCGCGCGCGTCCCCTTCTATCTCGTTATTCGCGCAGACAATCCGGCACAGGATTTCACGGCCTTTGTCGCCGACCTCAAGGCCAACCCGGGAAAGCGAAACTTCGGGTCGCCAGGGATCGGCAGCTCCCCGCATCTTGCGGGGGAAATGCTCAAGAAGATGACCGGCACGGATGCCGTGCATGTGCCTTATCGTGGCGCAGCACCGGCGCTCAACGATCTGCTTGCAGGTCAGATCGATTTCCTGTTCGACCCCGGTATCGCCATCGAGCACGTGAAAGCCGGCAGGTTGCGAGCCCTTGCAATCGGGAGCCTGCAACGCTCGCCGCAACTTCCTGACGTACCAACGTTGCAGGAGCTTGGCCTCGCGGGCTTTGACGCGGACGCTGTCTTCGGCGTCTATGCACCCGCCGGAACCCCGGCCGAAATCATTACTCGCCTGAATTCCGAGATTAACCGGGCGCTCGCGACGGCCGCTCTCACCGAGCGCATTACGGCCGTCGGCAGCATCCCCGCGGCGATGTCTCCCGATGAGTTCAGGGAAATGTCTCGCAAGGATTCCGACCGGTTCGGCCCCATCATCCGGGAGCGGGGAATTACGGCCGGCAATTAG
- a CDS encoding GntR family transcriptional regulator yields MSQAFRLKQSIEDAVIAGEFLPGDRLDEASLAERFGVSRTPIREALLQLGAEGFIDVRPRRGAIVSVPSPTRLFEMFETMAEIESACGRLAARRLMPENDAAMEAAHRACEVAARQGDSEQYYADNRNFHEAIYRASRNSFLADQAFALHKRLSAYRRIQLRARNRLLQSLQEHAGILEAIRAGDEQLAATRLHDHVLVQGERFSDMVLGLAGNQRSDTAGRIGTAK; encoded by the coding sequence ATGAGCCAAGCCTTCAGACTGAAGCAGTCAATCGAAGACGCTGTAATTGCAGGGGAATTCCTGCCCGGCGATCGCCTGGACGAGGCGTCACTGGCGGAGCGATTCGGGGTGTCGCGGACCCCCATCCGTGAGGCGCTGCTTCAGCTCGGCGCCGAGGGCTTCATCGATGTCCGTCCGCGCCGCGGCGCGATCGTCAGCGTCCCATCACCGACCCGGCTGTTCGAGATGTTCGAGACCATGGCCGAGATCGAAAGCGCGTGCGGGCGACTTGCGGCGCGCAGGCTCATGCCGGAGAACGACGCCGCGATGGAAGCTGCGCACCGCGCGTGCGAGGTGGCCGCGCGACAAGGCGACAGCGAGCAGTACTACGCCGACAACCGCAATTTTCACGAAGCGATCTATCGCGCGAGCCGCAACAGCTTCCTCGCCGATCAGGCGTTCGCCCTGCACAAGCGGTTGAGCGCGTATCGCCGCATCCAGCTTCGCGCGCGTAACCGTCTCTTGCAATCGCTACAGGAGCACGCCGGGATTTTGGAAGCGATCCGTGCCGGCGATGAGCAGCTCGCCGCAACTCGCCTTCACGACCATGTCCTGGTGCAGGGTGAGCGGTTCTCGGACATGGTGCTTGGCCTTGCCGGGAATCAACGGTCTGACACCGCTGGCAGGATTGGAACGGCGAAATAG
- the dctP gene encoding TRAP transporter substrate-binding protein DctP, whose protein sequence is MRMSRRQALALGIAAPALLRLGPASAATALKISHQFPGGTATEGDFRDRLCRRFASLIQERSKGAMTAEIYPGSSLMKTNAQFSAMRKGALDMSLIPISYAGGDLPELNIGLMPGLVTGYEEGLGWKNKPIGQEFTKYLAAKGIIIVTWIWQAGGAASRARPLVEVADAKGMKIRGGSREMDLVLQAAGASVLSLPSNELYAAMQTGACDAALTSSTSLTSFRLEELAKHLTTGRAKSYWFMLEPLVMSKAVFDRLSNEERDIIVSVGAELEEFGRTAAVQDDVRVAKVYEAAGATVHDLDDKTVRAWRNLARDTAWKDYASKNENCARLIKLAMEAGS, encoded by the coding sequence ATGAGGATGTCTCGACGTCAGGCTCTGGCCCTCGGGATCGCAGCACCGGCGCTGCTACGGCTCGGGCCGGCAAGTGCGGCCACAGCCCTGAAGATCTCGCACCAGTTTCCCGGGGGTACGGCGACGGAGGGCGATTTCCGCGACCGGCTCTGCCGGCGTTTCGCGTCGCTTATCCAGGAGCGCAGCAAGGGCGCGATGACGGCCGAGATCTATCCGGGCTCGTCGCTCATGAAGACCAACGCCCAGTTTTCGGCGATGCGGAAGGGCGCGCTCGACATGAGCCTCATTCCGATCTCCTACGCCGGCGGAGATCTCCCCGAACTGAACATCGGCCTGATGCCCGGTCTCGTCACCGGCTACGAAGAAGGTCTCGGCTGGAAGAACAAGCCGATCGGCCAGGAGTTCACAAAATATCTCGCGGCCAAGGGCATCATCATCGTGACCTGGATCTGGCAGGCCGGCGGTGCCGCCAGCCGCGCGCGCCCTCTCGTCGAGGTCGCCGATGCCAAGGGCATGAAGATCCGCGGCGGTTCGCGCGAGATGGATCTCGTGCTCCAGGCTGCTGGCGCCTCGGTGCTGTCACTCCCGTCCAACGAACTCTATGCGGCGATGCAGACCGGCGCGTGCGATGCCGCCCTCACCTCGTCCACCAGCCTGACCTCGTTCCGGCTGGAAGAGCTCGCCAAGCATCTCACGACCGGCCGGGCGAAGAGCTACTGGTTCATGCTCGAGCCGCTCGTGATGTCGAAGGCCGTGTTCGACCGGCTCTCGAACGAGGAACGCGACATCATCGTTTCGGTTGGCGCCGAGCTCGAAGAGTTCGGGCGCACTGCAGCCGTGCAGGATGACGTCCGCGTGGCGAAGGTCTACGAGGCCGCCGGCGCCACCGTCCACGATCTCGATGACAAGACGGTGCGGGCATGGCGCAATCTGGCGCGCGACACCGCCTGGAAGGACTACGCCAGCAAGAACGAGAACTGCGCCCGCCTGATCAAGCTTGCCATGGAGGCCGGCTCATGA
- a CDS encoding TRAP transporter small permease: MSAHGVDLGQSVVLTAARPGSPIARINRAMAALNKAIVVLCSIALIAASLILSYSVAARYFFNAATYWQDEAAVFLLVGSTFLSTAFVQAGRGHIGIEALTGYLSKRGNAMRTLVVDAASLLFCCFFAWKSWTLLHEAWVDGQVSGSTWAPPLWIPYSMMALGMTLLTLQIALQLASSVDGWRNR, from the coding sequence ATGAGCGCGCATGGCGTCGATCTCGGCCAGTCCGTCGTCCTGACGGCAGCTCGGCCCGGCTCGCCAATCGCGCGGATCAACCGCGCGATGGCAGCACTCAACAAGGCGATCGTCGTGCTCTGCTCGATCGCCCTCATCGCCGCGAGCCTGATCCTCAGCTACAGCGTGGCGGCGCGTTACTTCTTCAACGCCGCAACCTATTGGCAGGACGAAGCAGCCGTCTTCCTGCTGGTCGGCTCGACGTTCCTGTCCACCGCCTTCGTGCAGGCGGGCCGCGGCCATATCGGCATCGAGGCGCTCACCGGCTATCTGTCGAAACGCGGCAATGCGATGCGCACCCTGGTGGTGGACGCGGCAAGCCTGCTGTTCTGCTGCTTCTTCGCCTGGAAATCCTGGACGCTGCTGCACGAGGCGTGGGTCGACGGACAAGTGTCCGGATCGACCTGGGCGCCGCCTTTGTGGATTCCCTACAGCATGATGGCGCTTGGCATGACGTTGCTGACGCTGCAGATCGCGCTTCAGCTCGCCTCGAGCGTCGACGGATGGAGGAACAGATGA
- a CDS encoding TRAP transporter large permease, protein MSTFAVGLMYGGATLAVMASGMPIALALGAVAVIFMYFFMPAASLDTVTQNVYEEMASITLLAIPLFILKGAAIGKSKAGQDLYSALHVWMGRIPGGLGIANVFACAMFAAMAGSSPATCSAIGSAGIPEMRKRGYSGGFAAGVIAAGGTLGILLPPSITMILYAVAAEQSLGRLFLAGIGPGLLLVVLFATYAVLRFRTEYAAAQRAYAADPTQHPILSNERFTMAMRFGALPRVLPFVVLLSGVMVALYGGYATPSETAGLGGILALVLIASIYGVWRPRDLGPILESTLKESTMLMLIIGMSLLYSYVMSYLHISQGAAQAIVAMHLSRWVLLGAILVLVVVLGFFLPPVSIILMTAPIILPPLKDAGFDLIWFGVVMTIVMEMGLIHPPVGLNIFVIRNIAPDIPLRDVIWGTLPFVLLMAFAVVLLCLVPSISTWLPNLVMGPPSR, encoded by the coding sequence ATGAGCACGTTTGCCGTCGGACTGATGTATGGCGGAGCAACGCTCGCCGTCATGGCCTCGGGCATGCCGATTGCGCTGGCGCTCGGCGCCGTCGCCGTCATCTTCATGTACTTCTTCATGCCCGCCGCATCGCTCGATACGGTGACGCAGAACGTCTACGAGGAAATGGCCTCGATCACGCTGCTGGCGATCCCGCTCTTCATCCTCAAGGGCGCCGCAATCGGCAAATCGAAGGCGGGACAGGACCTCTACAGTGCGCTGCATGTCTGGATGGGACGCATCCCGGGCGGGCTCGGCATCGCCAATGTGTTTGCCTGCGCGATGTTTGCCGCGATGGCCGGATCATCTCCCGCGACCTGCTCCGCGATCGGTTCGGCCGGCATTCCCGAGATGCGCAAGCGCGGTTATTCCGGCGGCTTTGCCGCCGGCGTGATCGCAGCCGGCGGCACGCTGGGCATCCTGCTGCCGCCGTCGATCACCATGATCCTGTATGCGGTCGCGGCGGAGCAATCGCTCGGACGTCTGTTCCTTGCCGGCATCGGCCCGGGCCTTCTGCTGGTGGTGCTGTTTGCGACCTATGCGGTGCTGCGGTTCAGGACCGAATACGCCGCGGCACAGCGGGCCTATGCGGCCGACCCCACGCAGCATCCGATCCTGTCGAACGAGCGTTTCACCATGGCGATGCGGTTCGGCGCGCTGCCGCGCGTCCTTCCCTTCGTGGTGCTGCTCAGCGGCGTGATGGTCGCACTCTATGGCGGCTATGCCACGCCTTCGGAAACCGCAGGCCTCGGCGGCATCCTGGCGCTGGTCCTGATCGCCTCGATCTACGGCGTGTGGCGCCCCAGGGATCTCGGGCCGATCCTGGAATCGACGCTGAAGGAATCGACCATGCTGATGCTGATCATCGGCATGTCGCTGCTCTACTCCTACGTGATGAGCTATCTCCACATCAGCCAAGGCGCGGCCCAAGCCATCGTCGCAATGCACCTCTCGCGATGGGTGCTGCTGGGCGCGATCCTCGTGCTGGTGGTGGTGCTCGGCTTCTTCCTGCCGCCGGTCTCCATCATCCTGATGACCGCGCCGATCATCCTGCCGCCGCTCAAGGACGCAGGATTCGACCTGATCTGGTTCGGTGTGGTGATGACCATCGTGATGGAGATGGGCCTCATTCATCCGCCGGTCGGTCTCAACATCTTCGTTATCAGGAATATCGCGCCCGACATCCCCCTGCGGGACGTCATCTGGGGGACGCTGCCCTTCGTTCTGTTGATGGCGTTCGCGGTCGTCCTTCTGTGCCTGGTGCCGTCGATCTCCACCTGGTTGCCCAACCTGGTGATGGGTCCCCCTTCCCGATAA
- a CDS encoding malonyl-CoA decarboxylase, translated as MLNDTRSGRIMAPEFLQGLIDTLTQRGRAVLGMKAERDAGEDRDLEVLGEALLSRRGEASGVAIAQSLLAAFERAAEPEQLKFLASLADRFGPDRRAIELAIAAYQRKEGGDGTRLAALHAAAEPRRQELVRLLNLSPGGTSSLVRMREVLLSLLREHPELQPVDDDFVHLFSSWFNRGFLVLRPIDWNTSANILEKIIRYEAVHAIQDWDDLRNRLEPPDRRCYAFFHPQLIDEPLIFVEVALTKEIPAAIGPLLDKSRQAIDARDATTAVFYSISNTQKGLAGVTFGNFLIKQVVQDLARELPNLKTFVTLSPVPGFAGWVRRELKAEASTAIDEETRRALAAVDDGGDIAQAKEAITSLAAYYFLKAKLPSGKPVDPVARFHLGNGARLERLNFLGDASPKGMKQSYGLMVNYLYALDHIETHHEAFAEHGTVVASDKVKKALRAKLSSRDLVPSPQTNSQRKTSS; from the coding sequence ATGCTGAACGACACAAGGTCCGGACGCATCATGGCGCCCGAATTCCTGCAAGGGCTCATCGACACGCTGACGCAGCGCGGCCGCGCAGTCCTCGGCATGAAAGCCGAGCGCGATGCGGGCGAGGATCGCGATCTCGAAGTCCTGGGCGAGGCGCTGCTGTCTCGTCGCGGCGAAGCGTCCGGCGTTGCGATCGCGCAGTCGCTGCTTGCGGCCTTCGAACGGGCCGCCGAGCCGGAGCAACTGAAATTCCTCGCCTCGCTCGCCGACCGGTTCGGACCGGATCGCCGCGCGATCGAGCTTGCGATCGCCGCCTACCAGCGCAAGGAGGGCGGCGACGGCACCAGGCTCGCGGCGCTCCACGCCGCGGCGGAGCCGCGCCGGCAGGAGCTCGTCCGGCTCCTCAATCTGTCGCCGGGCGGGACGTCGTCCCTGGTGCGCATGCGGGAAGTGCTGCTCTCCCTCCTGCGTGAGCATCCCGAGCTCCAGCCGGTCGACGACGATTTCGTCCATCTGTTCTCCTCCTGGTTCAACCGGGGTTTCCTCGTGCTGCGTCCAATCGACTGGAACACGTCCGCCAATATCCTCGAGAAGATCATCAGGTACGAGGCGGTCCACGCCATCCAGGACTGGGACGATCTTCGTAACCGGCTCGAGCCGCCGGATCGCCGCTGCTACGCCTTCTTCCATCCGCAGCTCATCGACGAGCCGCTGATCTTCGTCGAGGTGGCGCTCACGAAGGAGATTCCCGCCGCGATCGGTCCGCTGCTGGACAAGTCGCGCCAGGCGATCGACGCGCGTGACGCCACCACCGCCGTGTTCTATTCGATCTCGAACACACAGAAGGGCCTGGCAGGCGTCACCTTCGGCAACTTCCTGATCAAGCAGGTGGTGCAGGACCTCGCTCGCGAGCTGCCAAACCTGAAGACTTTTGTCACGCTTTCCCCGGTGCCCGGCTTCGCCGGCTGGGTGCGGCGCGAGCTGAAGGCCGAAGCCTCAACCGCGATCGATGAGGAGACCAGGCGCGCGTTGGCCGCAGTCGATGATGGCGGCGACATCGCGCAGGCCAAGGAAGCCATCACGTCGCTTGCCGCCTATTACTTCCTGAAAGCAAAACTTCCATCGGGCAAGCCGGTCGATCCGGTCGCCCGCTTCCATCTCGGCAACGGTGCCCGCCTGGAGCGGCTGAACTTCCTCGGCGATGCTTCGCCTAAGGGCATGAAGCAATCCTACGGCCTGATGGTCAATTACCTCTACGCGCTCGATCACATCGAGACCCACCACGAAGCCTTTGCCGAGCACGGCACCGTCGTCGCCTCGGACAAGGTGAAGAAGGCGCTGCGCGCCAAACTGTCGTCGCGCGACCTCGTTCCGAGCCCCCAAACCAATTCCCAACGGAAGACATCGTCATGA